Proteins from one Chitinophaga oryzae genomic window:
- the manA gene encoding mannose-6-phosphate isomerase, class I — MKLFRLDGKIQHYAWGGSTYIPALLGIAPSEKPSAEYWMGAHPSAPSAITTSNGPVPMNELIQQDPAGIVGPQVWQQFRELPYLFKILDVKDMLSIQVHPTKEEAEKGFARENAAGIPLNAPHRNYKDANHKPEIMVALSEFWLLHGFLPEDKLQQVLLDTPEFTSLVGIYEKEGYYGLYKSVMEMPQALANIILRPLTDRLIPDYRAGKLSKSDPAFWAARAVLNDPNGADNLDRGIFSIYFFNIMHVQPGQAVFQDAGIPHAYLEGQNVELMANSDNVLRGGLTPKHIDVPELLKHTRFEAVHPKVLTGDSISGGLEKIYPTPAPDFVVSKINISAGQVYTYTTKAAEIMIVMSGAATIKGSDTLDLHKGQCVMAAYGESYEITTSGNVEIFKATVPVK, encoded by the coding sequence ATGAAATTATTCAGACTGGATGGAAAGATTCAGCATTATGCCTGGGGCGGATCTACCTACATCCCTGCTTTGCTGGGAATAGCCCCATCAGAAAAACCCAGTGCAGAATACTGGATGGGCGCACATCCAAGCGCACCTTCCGCTATTACCACCAGCAATGGCCCGGTGCCCATGAATGAACTGATACAGCAGGACCCGGCAGGCATCGTAGGACCGCAGGTATGGCAACAGTTCCGGGAACTACCCTACCTCTTTAAAATACTGGACGTAAAAGATATGCTGTCTATCCAGGTGCACCCTACCAAGGAAGAGGCAGAAAAAGGATTCGCCCGCGAAAACGCTGCCGGCATTCCGCTCAACGCACCTCACCGTAATTATAAAGACGCCAACCACAAACCGGAAATCATGGTGGCCCTCAGCGAATTCTGGCTGCTGCACGGTTTCCTGCCGGAAGACAAACTGCAACAGGTACTGCTGGACACTCCCGAGTTTACCTCACTGGTAGGCATATACGAAAAAGAAGGCTACTATGGTCTGTATAAAAGCGTAATGGAAATGCCGCAGGCGCTGGCCAACATTATCCTGCGCCCGCTGACAGACCGCCTCATACCGGACTATAGAGCCGGCAAACTATCTAAATCGGATCCCGCGTTCTGGGCAGCCCGCGCGGTGCTCAACGATCCGAATGGCGCCGATAACCTCGACAGGGGCATCTTCTCCATTTACTTCTTCAACATCATGCATGTGCAACCCGGACAAGCCGTGTTCCAGGACGCAGGCATCCCGCACGCGTACCTCGAAGGTCAGAACGTGGAACTGATGGCCAATTCAGACAACGTACTGCGCGGCGGCCTCACCCCCAAACACATTGATGTGCCGGAACTGCTGAAGCATACCCGCTTTGAAGCGGTACATCCGAAAGTGCTCACCGGTGACAGCATTTCCGGCGGACTGGAAAAAATCTATCCTACGCCCGCTCCCGACTTCGTCGTAAGCAAAATCAATATCAGCGCAGGACAAGTGTACACGTACACCACCAAAGCTGCCGAAATCATGATCGTCATGAGCGGCGCGGCCACCATCAAAGGCTCCGACACGCTGGACCTTCACAAAGGCCAGTGCGTAATGGCCGCCTACGGCGAAAGTTATGAGATCACTACCTCCGGCAACGTGGAAATATTTAAAGCGACAGTGCCGGTGAAATAA
- a CDS encoding YraN family protein yields the protein MHPQETGREGERIAQEYVRRFCTIRHTNWKCGRKEIDIIAENGGTVFFIEVKARNGDRFGWPEEAVDRRKQAHIQLVAAAYLEHFHLYPEAVRFDIIAVTFTAAGHELLHLRDVF from the coding sequence ATGCACCCACAGGAAACAGGGCGGGAAGGTGAAAGGATTGCGCAGGAATATGTGCGCCGCTTTTGTACCATCCGCCATACCAATTGGAAATGCGGCCGAAAAGAGATTGATATTATTGCCGAAAACGGCGGTACCGTCTTTTTTATTGAAGTCAAAGCCAGGAACGGTGACCGTTTCGGTTGGCCGGAGGAGGCGGTAGACCGCAGGAAGCAGGCGCATATACAGCTGGTGGCCGCGGCCTACCTCGAGCATTTCCATCTTTACCCGGAGGCGGTCCGCTTTGATATTATTGCTGTTACGTTTACTGCAGCAGGGCATGAGCTGTTGCATCTGCGGGATGTGTTCTGA
- a CDS encoding polynucleotide kinase-phosphatase yields the protein MARRNNLSHISIPELSLVLLVGPSGAGKSTFARKYFKPTEIISSDVCRGLISDDENNQAVSADAFELARFIAAKRLKHGLLTVIDATNVQSESRRDWIRLAREYHVLPVAIVLNLPEEVCSKRNRDRPDRNFGGHVIPQQISQLKRNLRHLKEEGFRQVYELRSEEDVTMLETISRTPLYNNKREEHGPFDIIGDVHGCYDELCMLLEQLGYGIDREHAELISAPQTTNEDGYTRTRKPVFVGDLVDRGPASPQVLRLVMNMVNNGAALCVPGNHDAKLLKWLNGKQVQLKHGLEKTVEQLGAEPPEFLESIKTFIDGLISHYVLDDGKLVVAHAGLKESMQGRGSGAVREFCMYGETTGEIDEFGLPVRYNWALEYKGKAMVVYGHTPVPQAQWLNRTIDIDTGCVFGGSLTALRYPEKELVSVPALQQYAVPARPIGYNADSSLSVQQQYDGVLDIADFIGKKIVNTRYSHSITIREENSIAALEVMSRFAINPRWMIYLPPTMSPVETSTLPGLLEHPEGGLQYFRDTGVDKVVCEEKHMGSRAIVVVCRNEDVARDRFGVDGEGIGVVYTRTGRSFFADKGLEQAFLARVNTALESSGFYNDFQSDWVCLDCELMPWSAKAQALLQQQYAAVGAAAGHALPAVTAALEQAVRNNVPAQLLLEKYRSRQQQVSDYVAAYRQYCWPVHRLEDYKLAPFHIMATEGKTFFDKDHEWHMTHIRKICEAEPELLLATAYRVVQIGDPESELAAVQWWEQLTAAGGEGMVMKPYSFLTKDARGLVQPAVKVRGKNYLRIIYGPEYDAPENLARLRSRGLGAKRSLALREFALGLEGLERFVGKEPLQMVHQCVFGILALESEPVDPRL from the coding sequence ATGGCAAGAAGAAATAACCTCTCCCATATATCCATTCCGGAATTGTCACTGGTACTGCTGGTAGGGCCGTCAGGCGCCGGCAAGTCCACCTTTGCCCGGAAATACTTCAAACCTACGGAGATCATCTCTTCTGATGTATGCCGTGGTTTGATCAGTGATGATGAAAACAACCAGGCGGTATCGGCAGACGCATTTGAGCTGGCCCGTTTTATAGCGGCCAAACGCCTCAAACACGGACTGCTCACCGTTATTGACGCTACCAACGTACAATCCGAAAGCCGTAGGGACTGGATCAGGCTGGCCCGGGAATATCATGTGCTGCCGGTGGCCATCGTACTGAACCTGCCGGAAGAAGTGTGCAGTAAAAGAAACAGGGACCGCCCGGACCGCAACTTCGGCGGACATGTGATCCCGCAGCAGATCAGTCAGCTGAAGCGCAACCTGCGTCATCTGAAGGAAGAAGGCTTCCGCCAGGTATATGAGCTGCGCTCAGAAGAAGACGTGACCATGCTGGAAACCATCTCCCGTACACCTTTATATAACAATAAAAGAGAAGAGCACGGACCGTTTGATATCATCGGCGACGTACACGGTTGCTACGATGAACTGTGCATGCTGCTGGAGCAACTGGGCTATGGCATCGACCGTGAACATGCCGAACTGATAAGCGCTCCGCAGACGACTAACGAAGACGGTTACACGCGTACACGCAAACCGGTGTTTGTGGGCGACCTGGTAGACAGAGGTCCGGCCTCGCCGCAGGTATTGCGCCTGGTGATGAATATGGTGAACAACGGCGCGGCATTGTGTGTGCCTGGTAACCATGATGCCAAGCTGCTTAAATGGCTCAACGGCAAACAGGTGCAGCTGAAACACGGACTGGAAAAGACTGTGGAGCAACTGGGCGCAGAGCCGCCGGAGTTCCTGGAAAGCATCAAAACGTTTATCGACGGATTAATCAGTCACTATGTACTGGACGACGGTAAGCTGGTGGTGGCCCATGCCGGCCTGAAAGAAAGTATGCAGGGCCGCGGTTCCGGCGCTGTACGGGAGTTCTGTATGTATGGCGAAACAACGGGAGAGATCGACGAGTTCGGCCTGCCGGTACGCTATAACTGGGCACTGGAATATAAAGGCAAAGCTATGGTAGTATACGGGCATACGCCGGTGCCGCAGGCGCAGTGGCTGAACCGTACCATAGATATAGACACCGGCTGCGTTTTCGGCGGCAGCCTTACCGCGTTGCGTTACCCGGAGAAAGAACTGGTATCAGTGCCGGCGCTGCAGCAGTACGCTGTACCGGCGCGTCCCATCGGCTATAACGCCGACAGCAGCCTGAGTGTACAGCAGCAGTACGATGGCGTGCTGGACATTGCGGACTTCATCGGTAAAAAAATAGTCAACACCCGTTACAGCCATAGTATCACTATCCGCGAGGAAAACAGTATCGCGGCGCTGGAGGTGATGAGCCGCTTTGCGATCAATCCCCGCTGGATGATTTACCTGCCGCCGACCATGTCGCCGGTGGAGACTTCCACTTTACCCGGTTTGCTGGAACATCCCGAAGGAGGGCTGCAGTATTTCCGGGATACGGGCGTGGACAAAGTGGTGTGTGAAGAGAAACACATGGGATCGCGTGCCATCGTGGTGGTATGCCGTAATGAGGACGTGGCCCGTGACCGTTTTGGGGTAGACGGGGAAGGCATCGGGGTAGTGTATACCCGTACCGGCCGCAGTTTCTTTGCGGACAAAGGGCTGGAGCAGGCTTTCCTTGCGCGGGTAAATACAGCGCTGGAAAGTTCAGGTTTCTACAACGATTTCCAGTCCGACTGGGTATGCCTGGACTGTGAGCTGATGCCCTGGAGCGCCAAAGCACAGGCGTTGCTGCAGCAACAGTACGCCGCCGTGGGAGCGGCTGCCGGTCACGCGTTGCCGGCCGTGACAGCCGCCCTGGAACAGGCCGTCCGCAACAATGTTCCTGCTCAGCTGTTATTGGAGAAGTACCGCAGCCGCCAGCAGCAGGTATCGGATTATGTGGCCGCCTACCGTCAGTATTGCTGGCCGGTTCACCGGCTGGAAGACTATAAGCTGGCGCCGTTCCATATTATGGCCACAGAGGGGAAGACCTTTTTCGACAAAGACCACGAGTGGCATATGACGCATATCCGCAAAATCTGTGAGGCGGAGCCGGAACTGTTGCTGGCCACCGCTTACCGGGTGGTGCAGATCGGAGATCCGGAAAGTGAGCTGGCCGCGGTACAGTGGTGGGAGCAACTCACCGCCGCCGGAGGCGAGGGAATGGTGATGAAGCCTTATAGCTTCCTGACCAAAGATGCGCGGGGATTGGTACAGCCGGCTGTAAAGGTGCGCGGCAAAAATTATCTCCGTATTATTTATGGTCCGGAATACGATGCGCCGGAGAACCTGGCAAGACTGCGTTCCCGCGGGCTGGGGGCCAAACGTTCGCTGGCGCTGAGAGAATTTGCACTGGGCCTGGAAGGGCTGGAAAGATTTGTAGGCAAGGAGCCACTGCAAATGGTGCATCAGTGCGTTTTCGGTATCTTAGCGCTCGAAAGTGAACCGGTAGACCCCCGGTTGTAA
- a CDS encoding menaquinone biosynthetic enzyme MqnA/MqnD family protein codes for MNTKPLLYGFRNHPVMEQMELSVDYPAKIAQQLIDGEVDVALVPVAIIPKLKEHHIIADYGIGAEGPVASVCLYSDVPLNEIKRIYLDYQSRTSVALLKILVKEHWKLEVELVPTTGDYEDKIKGTDAGLVIGDRALAQRKVSPFIFDLAEHWMRFTSLPFLFAAWISNKQLPEAFIQQFNDATSIGIKNIPAVVAENPYDLYDLTTYYVHNLSYPITPAKRQGMQKFLSYIRDLGI; via the coding sequence TTGAATACGAAGCCTTTATTATACGGATTCAGGAATCATCCGGTCATGGAACAGATGGAATTGTCAGTGGATTATCCTGCTAAGATCGCCCAGCAGCTGATAGATGGTGAGGTAGATGTGGCCCTTGTGCCGGTGGCTATTATCCCTAAACTGAAAGAACACCATATTATAGCGGATTATGGCATTGGCGCAGAAGGCCCGGTAGCCTCCGTATGCCTCTACAGCGACGTGCCCCTGAACGAAATTAAAAGAATCTACCTGGACTACCAGAGCCGTACGTCTGTGGCCCTGCTGAAAATACTGGTAAAAGAACACTGGAAGCTGGAGGTAGAATTGGTACCCACCACCGGCGACTATGAGGACAAAATCAAAGGTACCGACGCCGGGCTCGTTATCGGCGACCGCGCCCTGGCACAACGGAAAGTGTCTCCCTTCATCTTTGACCTCGCCGAGCACTGGATGCGCTTTACCAGCCTGCCTTTTCTCTTTGCGGCATGGATCAGCAATAAACAGCTGCCGGAGGCCTTCATTCAGCAGTTCAACGACGCCACCAGCATCGGCATCAAAAATATTCCTGCCGTAGTAGCGGAAAATCCGTACGACCTGTACGACCTCACCACTTACTACGTACATAACCTGAGCTATCCGATCACCCCGGCCAAGCGCCAGGGCATGCAGAAATTCCTGTCCTATATCAGAGATTTGGGCATTTGA
- a CDS encoding NADP-dependent oxidoreductase, giving the protein MKAIAVSEFKGIPTLMDLPKPAVRPGTVLVKVQAAGINPFDWKMIDGIMNNGKTPHQFPLIMGVDGAGVIEEVGEGVTHFKKGDLVYGQFIHMPIGEGSYAEYAIVPEKAGLTMAPMRISPEEAAAVPTSGMTALQLIDKLKLQKGDVVLINGATGGVGSFATQIAAAKGLKVIATVGDEADAKRMHQLGAAVTVNYKKAPLADQVKAKFPQGIDGLIDMVSDKAGFENNLQLVKEGGGAFTTLFVADDEALKARNLHGGNFETEGGPAALDQLSRLIDQGQIKVPVENRIRLEDVPAAIAASREGRASGKTVIIM; this is encoded by the coding sequence ATGAAAGCCATAGCCGTATCTGAATTTAAAGGTATCCCAACTTTGATGGATTTGCCCAAACCCGCCGTAAGGCCCGGTACAGTACTTGTGAAGGTACAGGCAGCGGGTATCAATCCCTTCGACTGGAAAATGATTGACGGGATCATGAATAATGGAAAAACACCGCATCAGTTTCCGCTGATCATGGGAGTAGACGGCGCCGGCGTGATAGAAGAAGTAGGAGAAGGGGTGACGCATTTTAAGAAAGGAGACCTTGTATATGGGCAGTTCATACATATGCCGATAGGCGAAGGCTCTTATGCGGAATACGCCATTGTCCCGGAGAAAGCCGGGCTTACCATGGCGCCGATGAGAATCAGTCCTGAGGAAGCGGCGGCAGTGCCTACCTCCGGTATGACAGCCCTGCAGTTGATAGACAAACTGAAACTGCAGAAAGGCGATGTGGTGCTGATCAACGGCGCTACCGGCGGCGTGGGTTCCTTTGCCACGCAGATAGCCGCTGCAAAGGGCCTGAAGGTGATCGCCACCGTAGGGGATGAAGCGGACGCCAAAAGGATGCATCAGCTGGGAGCGGCCGTTACCGTCAACTATAAAAAGGCGCCGCTGGCCGACCAGGTGAAGGCGAAGTTCCCGCAGGGCATCGATGGGCTGATTGATATGGTGAGTGATAAAGCCGGGTTTGAAAACAACCTGCAGCTGGTAAAAGAAGGGGGCGGGGCGTTTACCACATTGTTTGTGGCGGACGACGAAGCGCTGAAAGCGCGGAACCTGCATGGCGGCAATTTTGAAACAGAAGGAGGCCCGGCAGCACTGGACCAGCTGTCCCGCCTGATAGACCAGGGCCAGATCAAAGTGCCGGTGGAGAACAGGATCAGACTGGAAGATGTGCCAGCCGCTATTGCTGCCAGCCGGGAAGGAAGGGCCAGCGGCAAGACTGTGATCATTATGTAA
- the purB gene encoding adenylosuccinate lyase, producing the protein MQLQPLTAISPLDGRYRKQLDELAGYFSEFALIRYRVMVEVEYFIALSEQKLFTLPKAKFASLRKIYQEFTIEHAQLIKDTEKITNHDVKAVEYFLKNELKNLGLEDKLEWVHFGLTSQDVNNTATPLLWKDAVEHVYMPALANLVLALRKLGESWMKVPMLARTHGQPASPTILGKEILVFVERLEGQIKLLGEIPFAAKFGGATGNFNAHTVAFPKINWEKFGEKFVNNTLGLQRMKYTTQIEHYDNIAAQFDALKRVNNILIDFCRDVWTYISMDYFKQKIKKNEVGSSAMPHKVNPIDFENAEGNLGIANAVFEHLSAKLPISRLQRDLTDSTVLRNVGVPFGHTLLATKSIQKGLDKLILNEAKLKEDLENNWAVVAEAIQTVLRRENYPQPYEALKELTRGGEHITQKSMHKFIDGLKISAALKKELKAITPHNYTGLWQ; encoded by the coding sequence ATGCAACTACAACCATTAACTGCCATTTCCCCGCTGGATGGGCGCTATCGCAAGCAACTGGACGAGCTTGCGGGCTATTTTTCCGAATTTGCGTTGATCCGTTACCGTGTGATGGTAGAGGTGGAATATTTTATTGCGCTGTCTGAACAGAAGCTGTTTACCTTACCCAAGGCCAAATTCGCTTCCCTGCGCAAAATCTACCAGGAGTTTACCATTGAGCATGCGCAGCTGATCAAAGACACCGAGAAAATCACCAACCACGACGTGAAGGCAGTGGAGTACTTCCTGAAAAATGAGCTGAAGAACCTCGGCCTGGAAGACAAGCTGGAGTGGGTACACTTTGGTCTGACCTCTCAGGACGTGAACAACACCGCTACCCCGCTGTTGTGGAAAGATGCTGTTGAACATGTGTACATGCCTGCACTGGCCAACCTGGTACTGGCCCTCAGAAAGCTGGGCGAATCCTGGATGAAAGTGCCCATGCTGGCCCGCACCCACGGTCAACCCGCATCTCCCACCATCCTGGGAAAGGAAATACTGGTGTTTGTAGAACGCCTCGAAGGACAAATCAAACTGCTGGGCGAAATTCCGTTCGCTGCCAAATTCGGCGGCGCTACCGGTAACTTCAACGCTCACACTGTAGCTTTCCCTAAAATCAACTGGGAAAAATTCGGGGAGAAATTTGTAAACAATACCCTCGGCCTGCAAAGGATGAAGTATACCACCCAGATTGAACATTACGATAACATCGCCGCCCAGTTTGATGCCCTCAAACGGGTGAACAATATCCTGATCGACTTCTGCCGCGACGTGTGGACTTACATCTCCATGGATTACTTCAAACAGAAAATAAAAAAGAATGAAGTAGGGTCCTCCGCGATGCCCCACAAAGTAAACCCGATCGATTTTGAGAACGCTGAAGGTAACCTCGGTATCGCCAACGCTGTGTTTGAGCACCTGAGCGCTAAACTGCCGATTTCCCGCCTACAGCGCGATCTCACCGACTCCACCGTGCTCCGTAACGTGGGCGTGCCTTTCGGCCATACGCTGCTGGCCACGAAGTCCATTCAGAAAGGACTGGATAAACTGATCCTCAATGAAGCGAAGCTGAAAGAAGACCTGGAAAACAACTGGGCCGTGGTAGCAGAAGCTATTCAGACCGTATTGCGCCGCGAGAACTACCCGCAGCCATATGAAGCGCTGAAAGAGCTGACCCGTGGCGGTGAACACATCACCCAGAAGAGCATGCATAAATTCATTGATGGCCTGAAAATCAGCGCAGCGCTGAAAAAGGAACTGAAAGCCATTACGCCGCATAACTACACCGGCCTGTGGCAGTAA